The following are from one region of the Arthrobacter sp. TMP15 genome:
- a CDS encoding sugar phosphate isomerase/epimerase produces the protein MNSTDDQGADDFGVARAHIPVALSTASVYPLSVHDGFAVAADLGYDGVEVLVTHNGDSQDASALMRLSERYEQPILAIHAPTLLLTQQVWGSAWNKVQRSAQMAVDVGADVVVVHPPFRWQNDYAETFAQGVRDIADAFGVKIAVENMYPWRLRGREALAYLPHWDPVPQDYKDVTWDFSHAASAGASSLDAVKALGSRLRHIHLTDGVSPSTKDQHLIPGHGTQECVEVLEHIANNGFDGAVVAEISTRKAKGAGQREEWLAETLEFARMHLGQKAK, from the coding sequence ATGAATTCCACTGACGATCAAGGCGCTGATGATTTCGGTGTGGCCCGCGCTCACATTCCTGTGGCACTGTCCACCGCCTCGGTGTATCCGCTCTCGGTTCATGACGGCTTTGCCGTGGCTGCAGACCTCGGGTACGACGGCGTTGAGGTGCTTGTGACGCATAACGGCGACAGTCAGGATGCGTCAGCACTAATGCGGCTCTCGGAGCGCTACGAGCAACCCATTCTCGCTATCCATGCCCCTACACTGCTTCTGACTCAACAGGTCTGGGGCAGTGCATGGAATAAAGTCCAGCGCTCCGCGCAAATGGCTGTGGATGTTGGCGCGGACGTTGTTGTGGTGCATCCGCCGTTCCGCTGGCAAAACGATTACGCGGAAACGTTCGCCCAGGGTGTGCGTGACATTGCTGATGCGTTTGGGGTCAAGATCGCTGTTGAAAACATGTACCCGTGGAGGCTGCGCGGCCGCGAGGCGTTAGCATATCTGCCGCATTGGGATCCGGTTCCGCAAGATTACAAAGACGTCACCTGGGATTTCTCCCATGCAGCTTCTGCGGGAGCCTCCAGCCTTGACGCTGTGAAGGCCTTGGGTTCACGTTTGCGGCACATTCACCTCACTGACGGTGTCTCACCCTCCACCAAGGATCAGCATTTGATTCCAGGTCACGGCACTCAAGAGTGTGTTGAGGTGTTGGAGCACATTGCCAACAACGGGTTCGACGGCGCAGTGGTGGCGGAAATATCCACCCGCAAAGCCAAGGGAGCCGGGCAGCGCGAAGAATGGCTGGCGGAAACGTTGGAGTTTGCCCGGATGCACTTGGGCCAGAAGGCCAAATAG
- the proC gene encoding pyrroline-5-carboxylate reductase codes for MMKKIVFLGCGSMGEAILAGLLASGVSPQSVVVTVRRPERATELASRHGVTAMATNEEAGANVQAVEGASVVILAVKPIGIMDMCLEVAQALDSNTVVVSVAAAVSLAQMESALSPGQPAVRSMPNTPLKVGRGVVALSAGSAVKEEHLNAVHEIFNGAGVVLDVPEEAQNAVSAISGSGPAYTFFLAEAMAAAGEAMGLTPEVAQVLARETVAGAGIMLTEPGADAQKLRRAVTSPNGTTEQAIKSFERDNLGEVIKTGAQAAAARAAQITEELNSK; via the coding sequence ATGATGAAAAAGATTGTATTTCTTGGCTGTGGTTCCATGGGTGAAGCTATTCTTGCTGGTTTGTTGGCTTCCGGTGTATCTCCGCAGTCAGTGGTTGTTACTGTTCGCAGGCCGGAGCGGGCCACTGAACTAGCCAGTCGCCACGGCGTCACCGCTATGGCCACAAATGAGGAAGCCGGGGCCAACGTCCAGGCCGTCGAGGGTGCCAGTGTAGTGATTCTGGCGGTTAAACCCATCGGGATCATGGATATGTGCCTAGAAGTTGCCCAGGCCCTGGATTCCAATACGGTAGTGGTCAGCGTCGCGGCTGCTGTTTCCTTGGCGCAGATGGAAAGCGCACTCTCACCCGGGCAGCCTGCTGTGCGCTCAATGCCCAATACGCCGCTGAAGGTGGGCCGCGGAGTGGTCGCCCTTTCTGCTGGCTCCGCCGTCAAGGAGGAGCACCTGAACGCAGTTCACGAGATCTTCAATGGCGCTGGCGTGGTCCTGGATGTACCGGAGGAGGCACAAAACGCGGTGTCGGCCATCAGTGGCTCCGGACCCGCCTACACGTTCTTCCTGGCCGAGGCCATGGCTGCCGCTGGCGAAGCCATGGGCCTTACCCCCGAAGTCGCTCAGGTGCTGGCACGCGAAACCGTCGCAGGCGCGGGCATCATGCTGACCGAGCCCGGTGCCGATGCACAAAAGCTGCGTCGTGCTGTCACCAGCCCCAACGGCACTACCGAACAGGCCATTAAAAGCTTCGAACGGGACAATCTGGGAGAAGTTATCAAAACTGGTGCTCAGGCCGCTGCTGCCAGGGCCGCTCAGATCACCGAAGAGCTCAACTCAAAGTAG
- a CDS encoding methylated-DNA--[protein]-cysteine S-methyltransferase, with product MLSRHEVPERLESLHDAEPTKLTHLGRALSQAAVAAGLVDVAYRIVDSPVGELLLAATSAGLVRVAFAREGHEAVLESLAATISPRVLFAPGRLDDAARELEEYFAHRRQSFDLPLDFRLTQGFRREVLGYLPRIAYGHTASYAALAAMTSSPRAVRAVGTACARNPLPLVVPCHRVIRTDGGQGAYLGGPEAKATLLALELELTT from the coding sequence ATGCTCTCTAGGCATGAAGTACCTGAACGGCTCGAGTCCTTACACGATGCAGAGCCTACGAAACTGACGCACTTGGGCCGGGCACTGTCTCAGGCAGCTGTAGCTGCTGGGCTCGTCGATGTTGCTTACAGGATTGTGGACTCTCCTGTTGGAGAGTTACTCCTGGCCGCGACGAGTGCCGGTTTGGTCCGTGTGGCTTTCGCGCGGGAAGGCCACGAGGCAGTGCTGGAATCATTGGCAGCAACTATCAGCCCCCGCGTTTTATTTGCACCTGGCCGGCTGGATGATGCCGCGAGGGAACTCGAGGAGTACTTTGCGCACCGGCGCCAGTCCTTTGACCTACCCCTGGATTTCCGGCTGACTCAGGGCTTCCGACGCGAGGTCCTGGGATATTTGCCTCGTATTGCCTACGGCCACACAGCCAGCTACGCCGCCCTGGCAGCCATGACCTCAAGCCCGCGTGCGGTGCGGGCCGTAGGAACTGCCTGTGCCCGCAATCCTCTCCCGCTAGTGGTCCCGTGCCATCGAGTTATCCGTACCGATGGAGGACAGGGAGCCTATCTGGGCGGGCCGGAAGCCAAAGCAACCCTGCTGGCCTTGGAGCTGGAATTAACAACTTAG
- a CDS encoding RNA polymerase sigma factor produces the protein MSTAAALPPFETLVSAHGACVLRVARGLVGVVDADDIWQETFLAALRVYPSSTNVHNWEAWLVSIARNKSIDHHRKAIRLPIPMNNPLDGFGSIAGASRDGRPPDASPVGSPRPSGGASGDNGCDSVVRAVEAGGAATEVWAALAKLPPTQREAVVYHHLAGLRHAVVAELLGNSEAASRRASADGMKTLRTLLSPPETSATGRKG, from the coding sequence TTGAGCACCGCTGCCGCGTTGCCACCCTTTGAAACTCTTGTGAGCGCCCACGGCGCCTGCGTATTGCGGGTGGCCCGGGGACTGGTGGGAGTTGTTGACGCCGACGATATTTGGCAGGAAACGTTCCTAGCAGCCTTGCGCGTCTACCCAAGCTCAACGAACGTGCACAACTGGGAGGCCTGGTTGGTCTCGATCGCCCGGAACAAGTCCATTGACCACCACCGTAAAGCTATCAGGCTCCCCATCCCCATGAATAACCCCCTGGACGGCTTTGGGTCCATTGCTGGCGCATCCCGGGACGGGCGGCCACCGGATGCCAGCCCGGTCGGGTCCCCACGACCGTCAGGAGGTGCTTCTGGCGACAATGGCTGTGACAGCGTGGTGCGCGCAGTGGAAGCCGGTGGGGCTGCCACTGAGGTATGGGCGGCGCTAGCCAAGCTGCCACCAACACAACGGGAGGCGGTGGTTTATCATCATCTGGCCGGGCTCCGCCATGCTGTGGTGGCCGAACTTTTGGGCAACTCCGAGGCTGCTTCACGGCGAGCCTCTGCGGATGGGATGAAGACGTTGCGCACGCTACTATCGCCACCGGAAACTAGCGCCACCGGAAGAAAAGGATGA
- a CDS encoding methylated-DNA--[protein]-cysteine S-methyltransferase — translation MLRHSIFDSPLGLLTAVANDGALAAVYMAEHVRRPALATFGERVAGSAWPVLAATEAQLGEYFGSDRRTFSIPLAPQGSEFQHRVWAALSEIPFGELRSYGELAALLGDKSMAQAVGSANGRNPISIIVPCHRVVGANGSLVGYAGGLERKQFLLELENPLRFHTEALF, via the coding sequence ATGCTCAGGCACTCAATTTTTGACTCGCCTTTGGGCCTGTTGACGGCAGTGGCGAACGACGGCGCACTGGCAGCTGTGTACATGGCGGAACATGTGCGCCGCCCGGCATTGGCTACGTTTGGTGAACGGGTGGCTGGCTCTGCCTGGCCCGTTCTGGCTGCGACGGAGGCACAATTGGGCGAGTACTTTGGAAGTGACCGGCGTACATTTTCTATTCCGTTGGCGCCGCAGGGCAGTGAATTCCAGCATCGTGTCTGGGCTGCGCTTAGTGAAATTCCTTTCGGTGAGCTACGCAGTTACGGTGAGCTCGCCGCGTTGTTGGGCGATAAATCCATGGCCCAAGCGGTGGGATCAGCCAACGGCCGCAACCCCATCAGCATCATCGTGCCGTGTCACCGGGTGGTGGGGGCCAACGGCTCCCTCGTTGGCTACGCAGGGGGACTTGAACGCAAACAGTTCCTGCTTGAGTTGGAAAACCCGTTGAGGTTCCACACAGAAGCGCTCTTTTGA
- a CDS encoding TrkA family potassium uptake protein, which yields MAEKIDSSNRPPHNAPVLVIGLGRFGAATAHQLVKQGREVLAIERDPALVQKWAGVLTHVVEADATNIDALRQLGAQDFSSAVVGVGTSIESSVLITVNLVDLGIAHLWVKAITQSHGKILTRIGANHVIYPEADAGVRAAHLVGGRMLDFIEFDDDFAIVKMYPPKETQGFTLEESKVRSKYGVTVVGVKSPGEDFTYAQPNTRVSSRDMLIVSGYVDLLERFASRP from the coding sequence TTGGCTGAGAAAATAGACTCCAGCAATCGTCCCCCGCACAACGCGCCGGTACTCGTCATTGGACTGGGCCGCTTTGGGGCAGCCACCGCTCACCAACTTGTCAAACAGGGACGTGAAGTGCTGGCTATTGAGCGCGATCCCGCCCTTGTGCAGAAGTGGGCCGGCGTACTCACCCACGTGGTTGAGGCGGACGCCACAAATATTGATGCCCTCCGCCAGCTCGGCGCACAGGACTTCAGCTCCGCCGTCGTCGGAGTGGGTACCTCCATTGAATCCAGCGTGCTCATCACGGTGAATCTAGTGGACCTGGGCATCGCACACCTGTGGGTTAAAGCCATCACACAGTCGCACGGGAAAATCCTGACCCGAATTGGCGCCAATCACGTCATTTATCCTGAGGCTGACGCTGGCGTCCGTGCCGCACACTTGGTGGGCGGGCGAATGCTTGACTTCATTGAGTTCGATGACGATTTCGCCATCGTAAAAATGTACCCACCCAAGGAAACCCAGGGCTTCACTCTCGAGGAGTCCAAGGTGCGCTCCAAGTATGGGGTGACGGTGGTGGGAGTGAAGTCCCCGGGTGAAGATTTTACCTACGCACAGCCGAACACCCGGGTTTCCAGCCGGGACATGCTCATTGTCTCCGGCTATGTTGACCTCCTTGAGCGCTTCGCCTCCCGACCCTAA
- a CDS encoding potassium transporter TrkG: MPQWPLRVVVSVRDFVDKVANSSPARLALIVFALVILAFTLTLCLPAASRDGQPTAFHDALFTAASAVCVTGLTTVSTALHWSFFGQLVILIGIFVGGLGILTLASLMSLMVSKRLGVRGKLIAQEAMNAGRLGEVGTLLRIVISTSVAIELVLALALAPRFLILGESLPEAIWHAAFYSISAFNNAGFTPHSDGVVPYEADLWILTPLMIGGFIGSLGFPVLMVLLATGFRFKKWTLHAKLTIQVSLMLLLTGTILWGAMEWTNPDTIGGLSVGDKITHSLFASVMTRSLGFNLVDMNSMHSSTMLLTDALMFVGGGSASTAGGIKVTTLAVMFLAIVAEARGDNDVKIYGRTIPQGTMRVAISVIMMGATFVMIACGLLLAISGESLDRVLFETISAFATVGLSTGLSGELPPSGKYVLSAMMFFGRVGSITLAAALALRQRRQLFHYPEERPIIG, from the coding sequence CTGCCACAATGGCCTTTAAGAGTTGTGGTGAGCGTCCGCGACTTTGTTGACAAGGTTGCCAACAGCTCACCTGCCAGATTGGCGCTTATTGTTTTTGCCCTGGTCATCCTTGCCTTCACCCTAACGTTGTGCCTGCCCGCAGCGTCCCGTGACGGCCAGCCAACGGCTTTTCATGACGCATTGTTCACAGCCGCTTCAGCTGTCTGCGTGACGGGGCTGACAACTGTTTCAACTGCCTTGCACTGGTCTTTTTTTGGTCAGCTCGTCATTTTGATTGGTATTTTTGTTGGTGGTCTGGGCATCCTCACGCTGGCCTCCCTGATGTCACTCATGGTGAGCAAGCGCCTCGGTGTGCGTGGGAAACTTATTGCCCAAGAAGCCATGAATGCCGGGCGGCTAGGTGAAGTTGGTACCCTGCTGCGCATTGTTATCAGCACCTCCGTAGCCATTGAACTGGTGCTTGCCCTTGCACTGGCACCACGCTTTCTCATCTTGGGAGAGTCCTTGCCGGAGGCAATCTGGCATGCGGCCTTCTACTCCATCTCCGCTTTCAACAATGCTGGTTTCACACCACACTCAGACGGAGTTGTCCCCTACGAGGCGGACCTGTGGATCCTGACCCCGCTGATGATTGGCGGGTTCATCGGCAGCCTCGGTTTCCCAGTGTTGATGGTTCTGCTGGCCACCGGATTCCGCTTCAAAAAGTGGACCCTGCACGCCAAGCTCACCATTCAGGTCTCTTTGATGCTTCTTCTCACTGGCACCATTTTGTGGGGTGCCATGGAGTGGACTAATCCGGACACCATTGGCGGGTTAAGCGTGGGAGATAAAATCACGCACTCTCTGTTTGCTTCGGTGATGACACGCTCCCTTGGTTTCAACTTGGTGGATATGAATTCCATGCACTCCTCCACCATGTTGCTCACCGATGCCCTGATGTTTGTGGGAGGAGGTTCCGCCTCAACGGCCGGCGGTATCAAAGTCACTACACTGGCCGTGATGTTCTTAGCGATCGTCGCCGAGGCGCGAGGGGATAATGATGTAAAAATCTATGGCCGTACCATTCCCCAAGGCACCATGCGGGTCGCCATTTCAGTAATCATGATGGGCGCAACGTTCGTAATGATCGCCTGCGGTTTGCTGTTGGCAATCTCTGGGGAAAGCCTTGACAGGGTACTTTTTGAAACCATTTCGGCATTCGCCACGGTGGGCTTGAGCACGGGGCTCAGCGGGGAGCTGCCACCCTCGGGCAAGTACGTGCTTAGTGCCATGATGTTCTTTGGTCGCGTCGGTTCCATCACTCTGGCAGCCGCTTTGGCCTTGCGTCAGCGTCGTCAGCTGTTCCACTACCCGGAAGAAAGGCCAATCATTGGCTGA
- a CDS encoding acetoin utilization protein AcuC codes for MSAYNFGPNHPMSPKRLDLTASLARELGIFDMPQVDVVESYVASDDELATVHTPDYIAAVRRVGDDPTLTDPDHGLGTEDDPAFAGIHEASARLGGGSIVCANALISGAVPRAVNFGGGMHHAFPEKASGFCIYNDTALSIKKLLDSGVSKVAYIDIDAHHGDGTERIFWDDPRVLTISLHETGLTLFPGTGFANDLGGPQAVGSAVNVALPAGTSDAGWLRAFHAVVPQLVEAFGPEVIVSQHGCDSHRDDELTHLNTSVDGQREAALSIAALADKVCGGRWIATGGGGYNIVSVVPRVWSHLMAIVAGKPVPLRTPVPESWRNYVAEKYGKVAPLLMGEDADTWWRSWEVGYNPSDALDRTVMATRKAVFPLYGLDPWFD; via the coding sequence ATGTCTGCGTACAACTTCGGCCCAAATCATCCCATGTCGCCCAAGCGCCTTGACCTTACTGCCTCGCTGGCGCGAGAGCTGGGGATCTTCGATATGCCACAGGTGGATGTTGTTGAGTCTTACGTGGCCTCTGACGACGAACTGGCCACCGTACATACCCCTGACTACATTGCGGCGGTGCGCCGGGTTGGAGATGACCCCACACTGACCGATCCTGATCACGGGCTAGGCACCGAAGACGACCCGGCGTTTGCTGGAATTCATGAAGCCAGTGCACGGCTTGGCGGTGGATCAATAGTGTGCGCCAACGCCCTCATCAGTGGTGCAGTCCCGCGGGCGGTAAATTTCGGTGGTGGTATGCACCACGCTTTTCCGGAAAAGGCCAGTGGATTCTGCATTTACAACGACACGGCGTTATCCATCAAGAAGTTGCTGGACTCCGGTGTTTCTAAAGTTGCCTACATCGACATAGACGCGCACCACGGGGATGGCACCGAACGCATCTTTTGGGATGATCCGCGCGTGCTAACAATTTCACTACATGAAACAGGCCTGACGCTGTTTCCCGGCACGGGCTTCGCCAACGATCTAGGCGGCCCGCAGGCTGTGGGCTCAGCCGTGAACGTCGCCCTGCCAGCGGGCACCTCGGATGCCGGCTGGTTGCGAGCCTTCCACGCCGTGGTACCTCAACTCGTTGAAGCCTTCGGCCCCGAAGTTATAGTCAGCCAGCACGGCTGTGACTCCCACCGAGACGATGAGCTGACCCACCTAAACACATCGGTAGACGGTCAACGAGAGGCAGCCCTGAGCATCGCCGCCTTGGCCGATAAGGTGTGCGGTGGTCGCTGGATCGCCACCGGAGGCGGTGGATACAACATTGTCTCCGTGGTGCCACGGGTCTGGTCACATCTGATGGCGATAGTGGCCGGAAAACCGGTACCGCTGCGCACCCCCGTACCCGAGTCGTGGCGAAACTACGTGGCCGAAAAATACGGCAAAGTCGCTCCGCTGCTGATGGGTGAAGACGCTGATACGTGGTGGCGCTCATGGGAAGTTGGGTACAACCCATCGGATGCGTTGGATCGCACAGTCATGGCCACCAGAAAAGCCGTTTTTCCCTTGTACGGGCTTGACCCGTGGTTTGACTAG
- a CDS encoding metalloregulator ArsR/SmtB family transcription factor, translating into MVAEKVFAVIAESTRRDILAALAQESKAVGQLVDELGVSQPTVSKHLRVLREAGVVTMRAQGQKRFYGINTEPLTLVSLWLESLGAGAPDGASTSSAAARVSASGAQPGKVDYGVGTALPAALSELVPKAALLPEREERGQQIVRPSVSAAAVNRQSSHAANVLATEAAAGADSAAGAQTAKNTVNGTGATPSQSSLNAVPSSSAQVGVVQSSEADGGVQGQISRSVGRAANKAADLLANLPALPTFRRRKD; encoded by the coding sequence ATGGTTGCAGAAAAAGTCTTCGCGGTAATTGCCGAAAGCACCCGCCGGGACATCTTGGCAGCGCTGGCCCAGGAGAGCAAAGCTGTGGGCCAGCTGGTGGATGAACTCGGGGTTTCGCAGCCAACAGTGTCCAAACACTTGCGTGTTCTGCGTGAGGCCGGAGTGGTGACTATGCGAGCCCAGGGGCAGAAACGCTTCTACGGCATTAACACCGAGCCCTTGACATTGGTCTCGCTCTGGCTGGAATCGCTCGGCGCAGGCGCCCCTGACGGCGCCAGCACGAGTTCAGCGGCTGCTCGCGTTTCCGCTTCTGGTGCGCAGCCCGGAAAAGTCGATTACGGCGTTGGGACGGCCCTACCTGCGGCCCTATCTGAGCTGGTGCCCAAGGCGGCACTCCTTCCGGAGCGAGAAGAGAGGGGGCAGCAGATAGTTAGGCCATCTGTCAGTGCAGCGGCTGTGAACCGCCAGTCTTCTCATGCCGCTAATGTTCTAGCCACTGAGGCAGCCGCCGGAGCAGACTCAGCCGCCGGAGCGCAGACTGCAAAAAATACTGTCAACGGCACTGGTGCAACCCCCAGTCAATCTTCGCTTAATGCCGTCCCCAGCTCTTCAGCGCAGGTGGGCGTTGTGCAATCGAGCGAGGCCGACGGCGGTGTGCAGGGGCAAATTAGCCGCAGCGTAGGCCGAGCGGCGAACAAGGCTGCTGATTTACTGGCGAACCTCCCAGCTCTACCTACATTCAGGCGACGAAAAGACTGA
- the gdhA gene encoding NADP-specific glutamate dehydrogenase, producing the protein MDTRLEAIREQVLERNPGEKEFHQAVLEVFESLGPVLDKHPEFVDAAVLQRLCEPERQIIFRVPWMDDAGRVQINRGFRVEFNSALGPYKGGLRFHPSVYLGIVKFLGFEQIFKNALTGMPIGGGKGGSDFDPRGKSDGEVMRFCQSFMTELYRHIGEYTDVPAGDIGVGGREIGYLFGQYKRITNRYESGVLTGKGIGWGGSLVRPEATGFGTVMFTQEMLKTRGTSLDGKRVVVSGSGNVATFAIAKAQQLGAKVVACSDSSGYIVDENGIDVPMLRQIKEKERGRLKEYAVRRGASVSYVEGGSVWDVNASVALPCATQNEINTESATRMVKSGLTAIAEGANMPSTSGAIAVFQEAGILFAPGKAANAGGVATSALEMQQNASRDAWSFEHTESRLAQIMVGIHDRCAETADTYGSPGNYVVGANIAGFVKVADAMLAQGLI; encoded by the coding sequence ATGGATACTAGGTTAGAAGCCATTCGCGAGCAGGTTCTAGAACGCAACCCCGGGGAAAAAGAATTTCACCAGGCTGTTCTGGAAGTGTTTGAAAGTCTGGGCCCGGTTTTGGATAAACATCCAGAATTCGTAGATGCAGCGGTTCTCCAGCGTCTTTGCGAACCCGAGCGGCAGATTATCTTTCGCGTGCCGTGGATGGATGATGCCGGCCGCGTGCAGATCAACCGCGGTTTCCGAGTCGAGTTTAACTCAGCTCTCGGCCCGTACAAGGGTGGGCTACGGTTTCATCCCTCGGTGTACCTGGGCATTGTGAAGTTTCTTGGCTTCGAACAGATCTTCAAGAATGCCCTGACGGGTATGCCCATTGGCGGCGGCAAGGGCGGTTCCGACTTTGACCCGCGTGGCAAGTCTGATGGTGAGGTCATGCGTTTCTGCCAGAGCTTCATGACCGAGTTGTACCGCCACATTGGCGAGTACACCGACGTCCCGGCGGGCGACATTGGTGTTGGTGGTCGGGAGATCGGCTACCTGTTCGGCCAGTACAAGCGCATCACCAATCGCTACGAATCGGGCGTATTGACTGGTAAGGGTATTGGTTGGGGCGGATCGCTTGTCCGTCCAGAAGCCACGGGTTTCGGCACTGTGATGTTCACTCAGGAAATGCTCAAAACACGCGGCACCTCCCTTGATGGCAAGCGCGTTGTGGTGTCAGGTTCCGGTAACGTTGCCACCTTCGCGATCGCCAAGGCACAACAGCTCGGCGCCAAAGTAGTGGCCTGCTCTGATTCCTCCGGCTACATTGTGGATGAGAACGGTATTGATGTTCCCATGTTGCGCCAGATCAAAGAAAAAGAGCGTGGACGACTCAAGGAATACGCTGTGCGCCGTGGCGCTTCTGTCAGCTACGTTGAAGGCGGCTCCGTATGGGACGTCAACGCCTCGGTCGCTCTGCCTTGTGCAACGCAGAATGAGATCAACACCGAGTCAGCCACCCGCATGGTCAAAAGCGGGCTGACAGCCATCGCGGAAGGGGCCAACATGCCTTCCACCAGCGGCGCCATAGCCGTCTTCCAGGAAGCCGGAATCTTGTTCGCACCGGGCAAGGCAGCTAACGCCGGCGGTGTTGCAACGTCCGCATTGGAGATGCAGCAAAACGCTAGCCGGGACGCATGGTCGTTTGAGCACACGGAATCTCGCCTGGCGCAGATCATGGTGGGCATTCACGACCGCTGTGCTGAAACTGCGGATACTTACGGATCACCGGGGAACTACGTGGTTGGCGCCAATATTGCCGGCTTCGTCAAAGTTGCTGACGCCATGCTGGCCCAAGGGCTCATCTAG